GGGCTCGGGCAACGTCCACATCAAGGCCTATCGCGGCAAGCTGTCGAATGACGGCATGGCGAGCGTCATGATCGGCGACCGCATTCCGCCGGTGCCGCCGATGCCGCCCGTCCCCGGCATTCCCCCGGTCCCGCCCGTGCCGGGTCACGCCGCCCAACCGCCCGCACCGCCGGCGCATCACAGCGACGATGACGACGACGACAATTGAAGCCATTCGCTAACGGGCAAGCAGCTTCTTGAGGGCATAGAGCTGCTCCAACGCTTCGCGCGGCGTGAGCGTGTCCGGCTCGATGGCGCGCATCGCATCCTCCACGCCGCTCGTCTCTTTTCGGGCTTCGGCGCTTGAGGCCGAGAAGAGCGGCAGGTCGTCGATCCGGGCGAGCGGCTTGTGGCCCTCACGGCCGTCCTCCAGCGCCTTGAGCACCTCCTCGGCGCGGCCGACCACCGCCGGCGGCAGCCCCGCGAGCTTGGCGACATGGATGCCGTAGGAGCGGTCCGCGGCGCCCCGCGCCACCTCATGCAGGAAGACGATGCTGTCGTTCCATTCGCGGACCCGCATCGTCACGCAGGCGAGCGACGACAGGCGTTCGGCCAGTGCCGTCATCTCGTGATAATGCGTCGCGAACAGCGCACGGCTCCTGTTCTTCTCGTGCAGGTGCTCGGCGCTGGCCCAGGCGATGGCGAGGCCGTCGAAGGTCGCGGTGCCGCGCCCGATCTCGTCGAGGATGACGAGGCTGCGCTCCGTCGCCTGGTTGAGGATGGCGGCGGTCTCCACCATCTCGACCATGAAGGTCGAGCGGCCCGCGGCGAGATCGTCGCCCGCCCCGACGCGGCTGAACAGCCGGTCCACCACGCCGATATGTGCGCTGTCGGCCGGGACGAAGGCGCCCGCCTGGGCGAGGATCGCGATCAGCGCGTTCTGCCGCAGGAAGGTCGACTTGCCCGCCATGTTCGGACCGGTGACCAGCCATAGCCGTCCGATGCCGCCCGGCGACAGGTCGCAATCATTGGGCACGAAGGGATGCGCGTGATCGCCGGCCAGCGCGGCCTCGACCACGGGATGGCGGCCGCGGACGATCTTGAACGCGGCGCTGCCGTCGATCGTCGGCCGGACATGGCGGCCGGCGACGGCAAGCTCGCCCAGCGCGGTGTCCACGTCGATCACCGCCAGCGCGCTCGCCACCGTGCCGAGCGCGGCGGCGCCGTCCACCGCCAGCGTCACCAGGCGGTCGAACAGCTCGCGCTCCAGCGCCAGCGCCTGGTCGGCGGCCTGGCTGATGCGCGTCGCAAGGGTTGCGAGCTCGTCGGTGGTGAAGCGCACCGCGCTGCCGATGGTCTGGCGATGGCGGAACAGGGCGCGGTTGTCGCCGGCCTGCAGCTTGTCGGCATGCTGCGGCGTCACCTCGATGAAATAGCCGAGCACGCCATTGTGCTTGATGCGCAACTGGCCGACGCCCGACTGGTCGCGATAGCGCGCCTCCAGGCCCGCGACCACGCGGCGGGATTCGTCGCGCAGCTTGCGCACCTCGTCCAGCGGCGCATGCACGCCGCCCGCGATGAAACCGCCGTCGCGGGCGAGGAAGGGCGGCTCGGGCACCAGCAGAAGGTCGAGCTGGTCGGTCAGGCGCGAGGCGTCGGCGACCCCCTCGGCGAGGTCGCGGCAGGCCTGGCGCAATTCGCCGGGCGCGGGCTTCAGCGGGTCGTCGAGCTTGAGCCGGGCGCGCAGGGCGCGGGCGCAGCGTATGCCGTCGCGCAGGTTGGCGAGGTCGCGCGGGCCGCCGCGGCCGACCGAGAGGCGCGCCAGGGCGCGCGCGATGTCGGGCGCGCGGCGCAGATCGTCGCGCAGCACCCGGCGCAGCTCCGCGTCCTCGGCGAAGAACGCGACCGCATCGTGACGCGCCGCGATCGCCGCCACATCGGTGAGCGGGGCGGCGAGCCGGGTGCCCAGCTCGCGCGCGCCGGCGGCGGTGACGGTACGGTCGACGACGGCAAGGAGGCTGCCCCTGCGCTCGCCCGCCAGGGTCTGCGTCAGTTCGAGATTGCGCCGTGTCGCCGCGTCCAGCCCCATGAAGGCGCGCGGCGCGATGCGCGACAGCGTGCGCAGGGCCGGCAGGTTGCCCCTCTGCGTCAGATCCAGATAAGCGATCAACGCGCCCGCCGCCGACAGCTCGGCGCGGCCGAACGCGCCGAACCCGTCGAGGCTCTGTACCTTGTAGTGCGCCTTCAGGGCGCGTTCGCCCGTGCCGGAGTCGAATTTGAGCGACGGCAGCGGCGATAGCGCCGGACCGAACGCCTTGAGGACGGGCGCGAGGGTCTCGTCGGCCAGCAGCGCGTCGGGCACCAGCAGCTCGCGCGGCGCCACGCGCGCCAGTTCGGTGGCGATCTCGCCCGGCTCGACCGCCGCGACGCTGAACGTGCCGGCCGAGATGTCGGCCGCCGCGATGGCGAAGGCGCCGCCCGCCCGGCCCAGCGCCGCCAGCGTGTTCGCCGACCGCGCCTCCAGCAGCGAATCCTCCGTCAAGGTGCCCGGCGTCACCAGCCGGATGACCTCGCGCTTGACCACCGATTTGGCGCCGCGCTTCTTCGCCTCGGCCGGATCCTCGATCTGCTCGCAGACCGCGACGCGGAAGCCCTTGCGGATCAGCTTCTCGAGATAGGCTTCCGCGGCGTGAACGGGCACGCCGCACATCGGGATGTCGTCGCCCTGGTGCTTGCCGCGCTTGGTCAGCGCGATGTCGAGCGCTTCCGACGCCCGTACCGCGTCTTCGAAGAACAGCTCGTAGAAGTCGCCCATGCGGTAGAACAGCAGATAATCGGCCTGGGCGGCCTTGATCGCCAGATATTGCGCCATCATGGGTGTCGCGCCCTCAGGCGCGCCATGTGGCGAAGATGCGCCCTCAGGCGCGCCATGTGGCGAAGATGCACCGTCCTGCGTGTCGGGGGACTGCTCGTTCATGGCACTGACATTATCATGCCGCATCGCTCACCCAGTATCAGGCATTGAAATGCCTGCCCCCAAAGGGGGATATTCTGTGGATTGGTTTCAACGGTAACAACATGTCAAACAGCAAACGCCCCTCTTTCACCAAGGAGGAGGCTCTCGCCTTCCACTCCCAGGGCAAGCCCGGCAAGCTCGAGATCACGCCGACCAAGCCGATGGCGACGCAGCGCGACCTGTCGCTCGCCTATTCGCCCGGCGTCGCGGTGCCGGTGCTGGCGATCGCCGAGAATCCGGACCTCGCTTATGAATACACTTCCAAAGGCAATCTGGTGGCGGTGATCTCCAACGGCACCGCGATCCTCGGGCTCGGCGATCTCGGCGCGCTCGCCTCCAAGCCGGTGATGGAGGGCAAGGCGGTGCTGTTCAAGCGCTTCGCCGACGTCGATTCCATCGACCTGGAGGTCGACACCTCGGACGTCGACGCCTTCATCGCCGCGGTGCGCTATCTCGGCCCCTCTTTCGGCGGCATCAACCTGGAGGACATCAAGGCGCCGGACTGCTTCGTCATCGAGGAGCGGCTGCGCGAGATGATGGACATCCCGGTGTTCCATGACGACCAGCACGGCACCGCGATCATCTCCACCGCCGGCATCATCAATGCGATGCACCTCACGGGCCGCAAGATCGACGATCTCAAAGTGGTGGTGAACGGCGCCGGCGCGGCGGGCATCGCCTGCCTGGAGCTGCTCAAGTCGATGGGCCTGCCCAACGCCAACGCGATCCTCTGCGACTCCAAGGGCGTCGTCTACCGCGGCCGCACCAACGGCATGAACCAGTGGAAGAGCGCCCATGCCATCGACACCGATGCGCGCACCCTCGCAGACGCGATGAAGGGCGCCGACGTGTTCCTCGGCCTTTCGGTCAAGGGCGCGGTGACGCAGGAGATGGTGATGACGATGCGCAAGGCGCCGATCATCTTCGCCATGGCCAATCCCGATCCCGAGATCACGCCCGAAGACGTCAAGGCGGTGCGCTCCGACGCCATCGTCGCGACCGGGCGCAGCGACTATCCCAACCAGGTCAACAATGTGTTGGGCTTTCCCTACATCTTCCGCGGCGCGCTGGACGTGCGCGCCAGGACCATCAACGAGGCAATGAAGATCGCCGCCGCCGAGGCGCTGGCCGAGCTGGCCCGCGAGGACGTGCCGGACGAGGTCGCCGCCGCCTATCGCGGGGCACGCCCGGAATACGGTCCCGAATACATCATCCCGGTGCCGTTCGATCCGCGGCTGATCAGCCGCGTCTCGCGCGCCGTGGCCGAGGCTGCGATCAAGTCCGGCGTGGCGCGCCGCGAGATCAAGGATCTCGACGCCTATTCCTTCCAGCTCTCGGCGCGGCTCGATCCTTCGGCGGCGCTGTTCCAGCGCATCACCGCCAGCGTGCGGGCCAATCCCAAGCGCGTCGTGTTCGCGGAAGGCGAGGAGGAATCCGTCATCCGCGCCGCCGCGGCATTCCAGAATTCCGGCCTCGGCAAGGCGATCCTCGTGGGCCGCGAAGAGGTCATCAAGAGCGGCATTCGCCGCGCCGGCATCGAGGAGCATACGCTGGAGATCCGCGTGCCGCATTCGGCGCAGGAGGCGCAGCCCTATATCGAATTCCTCTACAAGCGGCTGCAGCGCAACGGCACGCTCTATCGCGACGCGGTGCGCATGGTGACCAACGACCGCAACGTCTATGCCTCCTCGATGCTCGCCATGGGCGATGCGGATGCGATGGTGACGGGCGCGACGCGCAACTATGCGGCGGCGCTCAACGACGTGCGCCTGGTGCTCGATCCGCCCAAGGGCGAGCGGCCGATCGGCGTGATGCTGATCTTCGCGCGCGGCCGGCTGGTGTTCGTCGCCGACACCTCGGTGCACGAAATGCCGACCAGCGAGCAGCTCGCCGACATCGCGGTGCAGACCGCCGGCGTGGCGCGGCGCTTCGGCTTCACGCCGCGGGTCGCGATGCTGGCCTCTTCGACCTTCGGCTTCCCGCGCTCCGAGCGGTCGGAGCGCATCGTCGAGGCGGTGCACATCCTCGACAACCGCGGCGTCGATTTCGAATATGACGGCGAGATCGCGGTCGACGTCGCGCTGGACCGGGAGAAGATGCTGCTCTACCCGTTCTGCCGCCTGACCGACACGGCGAACGTCCTGATCATGCCGGCGATCCATTCGGCGGCGATCTCGACGCGCCTGCTGTCGCAGCTCGGCGGCGTCACGATGATGGGACCGCTGCTGGTGGGCCTGGAGAAATCGGTCCAGATCGCCCCGCTCGGCGCCAAGATGAGCGAGATCTACAACGCCGCGGTGGTCGCGGCGCTTTAAGGGGCGACGAGGCGCACCGACGGAAAATAGGTCCTGTAGCGGGCGTGATCCCGGGTCAGAAGATCGTAGCCCCGGATCGCGGCATGCGCCCCGATGAAGAAATCGGGAAGCGGCGAGCGTTTCTCGCCGCGATTCTTGCGATAGGTCCGATAGGCCTTGCCGGCGAGGAACGCGGCCTCGTAAGGAATCTCCTCGCGCGCGAATATGCCGGGAATGGCGATATGCGCG
The nucleotide sequence above comes from Rhizomicrobium sp.. Encoded proteins:
- the mutS gene encoding DNA mismatch repair protein MutS, translating into MNEQSPDTQDGASSPHGAPEGASSPHGAPEGATPMMAQYLAIKAAQADYLLFYRMGDFYELFFEDAVRASEALDIALTKRGKHQGDDIPMCGVPVHAAEAYLEKLIRKGFRVAVCEQIEDPAEAKKRGAKSVVKREVIRLVTPGTLTEDSLLEARSANTLAALGRAGGAFAIAAADISAGTFSVAAVEPGEIATELARVAPRELLVPDALLADETLAPVLKAFGPALSPLPSLKFDSGTGERALKAHYKVQSLDGFGAFGRAELSAAGALIAYLDLTQRGNLPALRTLSRIAPRAFMGLDAATRRNLELTQTLAGERRGSLLAVVDRTVTAAGARELGTRLAAPLTDVAAIAARHDAVAFFAEDAELRRVLRDDLRRAPDIARALARLSVGRGGPRDLANLRDGIRCARALRARLKLDDPLKPAPGELRQACRDLAEGVADASRLTDQLDLLLVPEPPFLARDGGFIAGGVHAPLDEVRKLRDESRRVVAGLEARYRDQSGVGQLRIKHNGVLGYFIEVTPQHADKLQAGDNRALFRHRQTIGSAVRFTTDELATLATRISQAADQALALERELFDRLVTLAVDGAAALGTVASALAVIDVDTALGELAVAGRHVRPTIDGSAAFKIVRGRHPVVEAALAGDHAHPFVPNDCDLSPGGIGRLWLVTGPNMAGKSTFLRQNALIAILAQAGAFVPADSAHIGVVDRLFSRVGAGDDLAAGRSTFMVEMVETAAILNQATERSLVILDEIGRGTATFDGLAIAWASAEHLHEKNRSRALFATHYHEMTALAERLSSLACVTMRVREWNDSIVFLHEVARGAADRSYGIHVAKLAGLPPAVVGRAEEVLKALEDGREGHKPLARIDDLPLFSASSAEARKETSGVEDAMRAIEPDTLTPREALEQLYALKKLLAR
- a CDS encoding NADP-dependent malic enzyme, translated to MSNSKRPSFTKEEALAFHSQGKPGKLEITPTKPMATQRDLSLAYSPGVAVPVLAIAENPDLAYEYTSKGNLVAVISNGTAILGLGDLGALASKPVMEGKAVLFKRFADVDSIDLEVDTSDVDAFIAAVRYLGPSFGGINLEDIKAPDCFVIEERLREMMDIPVFHDDQHGTAIISTAGIINAMHLTGRKIDDLKVVVNGAGAAGIACLELLKSMGLPNANAILCDSKGVVYRGRTNGMNQWKSAHAIDTDARTLADAMKGADVFLGLSVKGAVTQEMVMTMRKAPIIFAMANPDPEITPEDVKAVRSDAIVATGRSDYPNQVNNVLGFPYIFRGALDVRARTINEAMKIAAAEALAELAREDVPDEVAAAYRGARPEYGPEYIIPVPFDPRLISRVSRAVAEAAIKSGVARREIKDLDAYSFQLSARLDPSAALFQRITASVRANPKRVVFAEGEEESVIRAAAAFQNSGLGKAILVGREEVIKSGIRRAGIEEHTLEIRVPHSAQEAQPYIEFLYKRLQRNGTLYRDAVRMVTNDRNVYASSMLAMGDADAMVTGATRNYAAALNDVRLVLDPPKGERPIGVMLIFARGRLVFVADTSVHEMPTSEQLADIAVQTAGVARRFGFTPRVAMLASSTFGFPRSERSERIVEAVHILDNRGVDFEYDGEIAVDVALDREKMLLYPFCRLTDTANVLIMPAIHSAAISTRLLSQLGGVTMMGPLLVGLEKSVQIAPLGAKMSEIYNAAVVAAL
- a CDS encoding type II toxin-antitoxin system VapC family toxin; this encodes MPSILVDSSILIDVLAVQSVWAAQSDKALRDAANRGLLVINPIIFAEVSVGFPRFEDAHIAIPGIFAREEIPYEAAFLAGKAYRTYRKNRGEKRSPLPDFFIGAHAAIRGYDLLTRDHARYRTYFPSVRLVAP